A genomic window from Labrus bergylta chromosome 7, fLabBer1.1, whole genome shotgun sequence includes:
- the blm gene encoding recQ-like DNA helicase BLM isoform X1, with product MTSLPQNNLKEQLARHSNAAQSKLSLAKPKAGAFSFKKKTSSGTTKVEIPTKVISTNPLANRNVNVPNSLVTKSTLAFPNKLDGSQTSKINNFFSASSKAKSDSINSSGLRAPASQAPSIVSTITKSKNQLISGTRGNTSCGDASLGFGIEDWDDFDDFETPNKAKHDSFSPGTSAKSNTPLPFLSEEKNKFTVDLDSCAEKNGLSRREKSGLETDDLKHSVDKASLSPGPTLNKDPDEFEPEDSPIKMTRRHLPAPLTSVFSDSEEDSDAVTEPSKVTDEKKNLIDPMVIELIDNSESEDELDYIPPSPIPDDNCFSSFPPETRSKSADVQSRDSLVHLKRPLTILNKPTDQQSKDKTNDQLFSIMESICALVDSIPEHELIGLACGSELLLKRAQRKRILAIGGDSFLRMQQPDSTVISEPNFKDKYFRLETCNAMSSSSFAPVDSKKPPQIRRSSLMSVDYDSDNSVSIIGVKPVKSADSRVMYVDNESICDSPSTHSFTKPYFNLAEKTGTDLDGSDLFFSPKKPDTVIQSKRSAPATITAAEDLEPDDFYNDDFDIDDFNDSDIPEYFEKHETLTSTIKEGGPSKSSFESKSTTPKSAPKPSKMCSPEPTYRNPAHDRFRGFNFPYSQEMMKIFHKRFGLHQFRFNQLEAINASLQGEDTFVLMPTGGGKSLCYQLPACLSQGVTVVISPLKSLIVDQVQKLTTLDIPAISLSGGKSDSEASRIYLQLSRKDPIIKLLYVTPEKVSASNKLISALQNLFERGLLARFVIDEAHCVSQWGHDFRPDYKRLHELRQKFPSVPMMALTATATPRVQKDILNQLNMTRPQVFTMSFNRTNLKYSVLPKKPKKVDEDCIAWIKKHYPRDSGIVYCLSRKDCDAMAESLQRARILALSYHAGLSDGDREYVQSKWINQDGCQVICATIAFGMGIDKPDVRYVIHASLPKSVEGYYQESGRAGRDGEISHCILFYSYADVHRIKRIISLDREGDRHAKSTHFDNLHSMVHFCENLMECRRIQLLAYFGELKFNKSFCKEHPDVTCDNCCKPTQYKLRNVTEDVKKIARFVQDNCEKVGSRFGKTAQKNRLTLNMLVDIFIGSKSAKVQTGMFGMGGAYSRHNADRLFKKLVLDKILEEDLYITNGGQAVSYISAGPKAMNAISGNMQVEFYETESASSIRKHKASVAQNMSQRDEKVQECLKELTDLCKQLGKAFSIHYYNIFSTATVKKIAEKLSSDPEVLLTIDGVTEDKLEKYGAEVIQVLQKYAEWQLPAEEQADNGADGWIDTTRGRAAIDYDDDDDTESSSYFHNKAQQGQKRKKAPFFNYSKKKKSYGNTSTNSKGRGYSSNKSWSSSSTRGGSKAAGRGSRSSVGEASASTGRRPGFLSLPTPQSNQRPFLKPSFSHLG from the exons ggctttttcttttaaaaagaagaccTCGTCAGGTACCACCAAAGTTGAAATCCCAACCAAGGTAATCAGCACTAATCCTCTGGCAAACAGGAATGTCAATGTCCCTAACAGTTTGGTGACTAAATCTACTTTGGCATTTCCTAACAAGCTTGACGGATCTCAAACATCCAAAATCAACAACTTCTTCTCTGCAAGCTCCAAAGCCAAGTCAGACTCCATCAACTCATCCGGACTCCGTGCACCTGCAAGCCAGGCTCCTTCAATAGTGTCCACTATTACTAAATCTAAAAACCAGTTAATTAGTGGCACACGAGGCAATACCTCATGTGGAGATGCATCTCTTGGATTTGGAATAGAGGACTGGGATGATTTTGATGACTTTGAAACtccaaacaaagcaaaacatgaTTCATTCAGCCCAGGAACATCAGCAAAGAGCAATACTCCATTGCCATTTCttagtgaagaaaaaaacaaattcacagtGGATCTGGACAGTTGTGCAGAGAAGAATGGCCTTTCCAGAAGGGAAAAGTCTGGTTTGGAAACGGATGACCTTAAGCACAGTGTCGACAAAGCTTCACTTTCACCAGGACCTACTTTGAATAAGGACCCAGATGAGTTTGAACCTGAGGATTCTCCCATTAAAATGACCCGGAGAcatcttcctgctcctctcacGTCTGTCTTCAGTGATAGTGAAGAGGACAGTGATGCTGTGACAGAGCCTTCTAAAGTTACAG ACGAGAAGAAAAACTTGATTGACCCGATGGTAATAGAGCTTATTGACAACTCGGAATCAGAAGATGAACTTGATTACATTCCCCCATCTCCGATCCCGGATGACaattgtttctcttctttcccACCTGAGACAAG GTCTAAATCAGCTGATGTGCAAAGCAGAGACAGTCTTGTGCACTTGAAAAGACCCTTGACAATCCTTAATAAACCCACTGATCAACaatcaaaagacaaaacaa ATGATCAACTCTTCAGTATCATGGAGTCCATCTGTGCTTTGGTTGATTCAATCCCTGAACATGAACTTATAGGTCTCGCTTGTGGAAGTGAGCTTCTGTTGAAACGGGCTCAAAG GAAGAGGATTCTTGCAATTGGCGGGGACAGTTTTTTAAGGATGCAGCAGCCGGACAGCACTGTGATTTCTGAACCCAactttaaagacaaatattttaGACTTGAAACTTGTAATGCTATGTCCTCCAGCAGTTTTGCACCTGTGGATTCCAAGAAGCCTCCTCAGATCAGGAGGTCTTCATTAATGTCTGTGGACTACGACTCTGATAATTCTGTCAGTATTATCGGTGTAAAACCTGTAAAGAGTGCTGACAGCAGGGTAATGTATGTCGACAATGAGAGTATCTGTGACTCTCCGTCAACCCACAGCTTCACAAAGCCGTATTTTAATCTCGCTGAGAAAACGGGAACAGATTTGGACGGTTCAGATCTCTTTTTCTCACCCAAGAAGCCAGACACTGTCATTCAGAGCAAGCGTAGTGCCCCAGCAACCATTACAGCAGCAGAAGACCTCGAGCCAGATGACTTTTACAATGATGACTTTGACATAGACGATTTTAATGACTCAGATATCCCTgaatattttgaaaaacacGAAACCTTGACCTCAACCATAAAAGAGGGGGGACCAAGCAAGTCTTCCTTTGAGAGTAAATCTACAACACCTAAATCTGCACCCAAGCCTTCAAAGATGTGCTCCCCGG agcCAACCTACAGAAATCCGGCTCACGATCGCTTCAGAGGTTTTAACTTCCCCTACTCACAAGAAATGATGAAGATCTTTCACAAGCGTTTTGGTCTTCATCAATTCAGGTTCAATCAACTAGAAGCAATTAATGCATCACTTCAGGGAGAAGACACATTTGTGCTGATGCCCACAG GTGGTGGAAAGAGTCTGTGCTACcagctgcctgcctgcctgtcacAGGGAGTCACTGTGGTCATCTCCCCACTCAAATCACTCATAGTAGACCAGGTCCAGAAACTCACAACACTGGAT ATCCCAGCAATAAGTCTGTCTGGTGGTAAAAGTGACAGTGAAGCAAGCAGGATCTACTTGCAGCTCTCCAGGAAAGACCCAATCATTAAACTGCTCTATGTCACTCCTGAAAAG GTAAGTGCAAGTAACAAGCTGATCTCGGCCCTGCAGAATCTCTTCGAGCGAGGCCTACTAGCCCGGTTTGTCATCGATGAGGCCCATTGTGTCAGTCAG TGGGGCCATGATTTCCGACCGGATTACAAGAGGTTGCACGAACTGCGTCAGAAGTTCCCCAGCGTGCCCATGATGGCTCTGACAGCCACCGCCACCCCTCGAGTGCAGAAAGACATCCTCAACCAGCTGAACATGACCCGACCGCAGGT GTTCACCATGAGTTTCAACAGAACAAACCTGAAGTACTCCGTGCTGCCCAAGAAACCAAAGAAGGTTGACGAGGACTGCATCGCTTGGATCAAGAAACACTATCCAC GCGACTCCGGCATTGTGTACTGCCTCTCCCGTAAGGACTGTGATGCTATGGCCGAGAGTCTGCAGCGAGCTCGGATATTAGCTTTGTCGTATCACGCAGGCCTGAGCGACGGTGACAGAGAGTACGTGCAGAGCAAGTGGATCAATCAGGACGGCTGCCAG GTCATCTGCGCCACCATAGCGTTCGGCATGGGCATTGATAAGCCTGATGTGCGCTATGTGATCCATGCTAGTCTGCCTAAGTCAGTGGAGGGTTACTATCAGGAGTCTGGACGAGCtggcagagatggagagatcTCTCACTGTATTCTCTTCTACTCATACGCAGACGTCCATCGCATCAAGAGGATTATCAGCT TGGACAGAGAGGGTGACCGACACGCCAAGTCAACCCATTTTGACAACCTCCACAGCATGGTGCACTTCTGTGAGAACTTGATGGAGTGCAGAAGAATTCAGCTGCTCGCCTACTTTGGGGAGCTGAAATTTAACAAAAGCTTCTGTAAGGAGCACCCGGACGTCACGTGTGACAACTGCTGCAAACCCACC CAATACAAGCTGAGAAATGTGACCGAGGACGTGAAGAAGATTGCAAGGTTTGTCCAGGACAACTGTGAGAAAGTTGGATCGAGGTTCGGCAAGACGGCTCAGAAAAACCGACTGACCCTGAATATGTTGGTGGATATCTTCATAG GATCTAAATCTGCTAAGGTACAGACTGGAATGTTTGGGATGGGAGGAGCTTACTCCAGGCATAACGCTGACCGTCTCTTCAAAAAACTGGTTCTGGACAAAATCCTGGAGGAGGATCTCTACATCACCAATGGTGGCCAAGCTGTTTCTTATATCTCTGCTGGACCAAAAGCCATGAATGCCATTTCTGGAAACATGCAG GTGGAGTTCTATGAGACAGAGAGTGCATCCAGCATCAGGAAACATAAAGCCTCTGTTGCCCAGAACATGTCACAGAGAGATGAGAAGGTTCAGGAGTGTCTGAAAGAGCTGACGGATCTGTGCAAGCAGCTGGGCAAAGCTTTTAGCATCCACTATTACAACATCTTCTCCACTGCGACTGTAAAAAAGATAGCCG AGAAGCTTTCTTCTGATCCTGAAGTCCTCCTAACTATTGACGGTGTGACAGAAGACAAACTTGAAAAGTATGGAGCTGAAGTCATTCAGGTCCTACAGAAATATGCGGAGTGGCAGCTGCCTG CAGAGGAACAGGCGGACAATGGCGCAGACGGGTGGATAGACACAACACGGGGCCGCGCTGCTATAGAttatgatgatgacgacgacaCAGAGTCCTCCAGCTACTTCCATAATAAGGCCCAACAGGgacaaaagaggaagaaagcCCCCTTCTTCAAttattcaaagaagaaaaaatcataTGGCAACACGAGTACTAACTCTAAAGG TCGTGGCTACAGCAGCAATAAATCCTGGTCATCATCCAGCACCAGAGGTGGATCAAAAGCTGCAGGCCGGGGCTCCAGGAGCTCAGTGGGAGAGGCATCAGCATCAACAGGCAGGAGGCCGGGCTTCCTGTCTCTCCCGACCCCTCAGTCCAACCAGAGACCTTTCTTGAAACCAAGCTTCTCACACTTGGGCTAG
- the blm gene encoding recQ-like DNA helicase BLM isoform X2, translated as MTSLPQNNLKEQLARHSNAAQSKLSLAKPKAGAFSFKKKTSSGTTKVEIPTKLDGSQTSKINNFFSASSKAKSDSINSSGLRAPASQAPSIVSTITKSKNQLISGTRGNTSCGDASLGFGIEDWDDFDDFETPNKAKHDSFSPGTSAKSNTPLPFLSEEKNKFTVDLDSCAEKNGLSRREKSGLETDDLKHSVDKASLSPGPTLNKDPDEFEPEDSPIKMTRRHLPAPLTSVFSDSEEDSDAVTEPSKVTDEKKNLIDPMVIELIDNSESEDELDYIPPSPIPDDNCFSSFPPETRSKSADVQSRDSLVHLKRPLTILNKPTDQQSKDKTNDQLFSIMESICALVDSIPEHELIGLACGSELLLKRAQRKRILAIGGDSFLRMQQPDSTVISEPNFKDKYFRLETCNAMSSSSFAPVDSKKPPQIRRSSLMSVDYDSDNSVSIIGVKPVKSADSRVMYVDNESICDSPSTHSFTKPYFNLAEKTGTDLDGSDLFFSPKKPDTVIQSKRSAPATITAAEDLEPDDFYNDDFDIDDFNDSDIPEYFEKHETLTSTIKEGGPSKSSFESKSTTPKSAPKPSKMCSPEPTYRNPAHDRFRGFNFPYSQEMMKIFHKRFGLHQFRFNQLEAINASLQGEDTFVLMPTGGGKSLCYQLPACLSQGVTVVISPLKSLIVDQVQKLTTLDIPAISLSGGKSDSEASRIYLQLSRKDPIIKLLYVTPEKVSASNKLISALQNLFERGLLARFVIDEAHCVSQWGHDFRPDYKRLHELRQKFPSVPMMALTATATPRVQKDILNQLNMTRPQVFTMSFNRTNLKYSVLPKKPKKVDEDCIAWIKKHYPRDSGIVYCLSRKDCDAMAESLQRARILALSYHAGLSDGDREYVQSKWINQDGCQVICATIAFGMGIDKPDVRYVIHASLPKSVEGYYQESGRAGRDGEISHCILFYSYADVHRIKRIISLDREGDRHAKSTHFDNLHSMVHFCENLMECRRIQLLAYFGELKFNKSFCKEHPDVTCDNCCKPTQYKLRNVTEDVKKIARFVQDNCEKVGSRFGKTAQKNRLTLNMLVDIFIGSKSAKVQTGMFGMGGAYSRHNADRLFKKLVLDKILEEDLYITNGGQAVSYISAGPKAMNAISGNMQVEFYETESASSIRKHKASVAQNMSQRDEKVQECLKELTDLCKQLGKAFSIHYYNIFSTATVKKIAEKLSSDPEVLLTIDGVTEDKLEKYGAEVIQVLQKYAEWQLPAEEQADNGADGWIDTTRGRAAIDYDDDDDTESSSYFHNKAQQGQKRKKAPFFNYSKKKKSYGNTSTNSKGRGYSSNKSWSSSSTRGGSKAAGRGSRSSVGEASASTGRRPGFLSLPTPQSNQRPFLKPSFSHLG; from the exons ggctttttcttttaaaaagaagaccTCGTCAGGTACCACCAAAGTTGAAATCCCAACCAAG CTTGACGGATCTCAAACATCCAAAATCAACAACTTCTTCTCTGCAAGCTCCAAAGCCAAGTCAGACTCCATCAACTCATCCGGACTCCGTGCACCTGCAAGCCAGGCTCCTTCAATAGTGTCCACTATTACTAAATCTAAAAACCAGTTAATTAGTGGCACACGAGGCAATACCTCATGTGGAGATGCATCTCTTGGATTTGGAATAGAGGACTGGGATGATTTTGATGACTTTGAAACtccaaacaaagcaaaacatgaTTCATTCAGCCCAGGAACATCAGCAAAGAGCAATACTCCATTGCCATTTCttagtgaagaaaaaaacaaattcacagtGGATCTGGACAGTTGTGCAGAGAAGAATGGCCTTTCCAGAAGGGAAAAGTCTGGTTTGGAAACGGATGACCTTAAGCACAGTGTCGACAAAGCTTCACTTTCACCAGGACCTACTTTGAATAAGGACCCAGATGAGTTTGAACCTGAGGATTCTCCCATTAAAATGACCCGGAGAcatcttcctgctcctctcacGTCTGTCTTCAGTGATAGTGAAGAGGACAGTGATGCTGTGACAGAGCCTTCTAAAGTTACAG ACGAGAAGAAAAACTTGATTGACCCGATGGTAATAGAGCTTATTGACAACTCGGAATCAGAAGATGAACTTGATTACATTCCCCCATCTCCGATCCCGGATGACaattgtttctcttctttcccACCTGAGACAAG GTCTAAATCAGCTGATGTGCAAAGCAGAGACAGTCTTGTGCACTTGAAAAGACCCTTGACAATCCTTAATAAACCCACTGATCAACaatcaaaagacaaaacaa ATGATCAACTCTTCAGTATCATGGAGTCCATCTGTGCTTTGGTTGATTCAATCCCTGAACATGAACTTATAGGTCTCGCTTGTGGAAGTGAGCTTCTGTTGAAACGGGCTCAAAG GAAGAGGATTCTTGCAATTGGCGGGGACAGTTTTTTAAGGATGCAGCAGCCGGACAGCACTGTGATTTCTGAACCCAactttaaagacaaatattttaGACTTGAAACTTGTAATGCTATGTCCTCCAGCAGTTTTGCACCTGTGGATTCCAAGAAGCCTCCTCAGATCAGGAGGTCTTCATTAATGTCTGTGGACTACGACTCTGATAATTCTGTCAGTATTATCGGTGTAAAACCTGTAAAGAGTGCTGACAGCAGGGTAATGTATGTCGACAATGAGAGTATCTGTGACTCTCCGTCAACCCACAGCTTCACAAAGCCGTATTTTAATCTCGCTGAGAAAACGGGAACAGATTTGGACGGTTCAGATCTCTTTTTCTCACCCAAGAAGCCAGACACTGTCATTCAGAGCAAGCGTAGTGCCCCAGCAACCATTACAGCAGCAGAAGACCTCGAGCCAGATGACTTTTACAATGATGACTTTGACATAGACGATTTTAATGACTCAGATATCCCTgaatattttgaaaaacacGAAACCTTGACCTCAACCATAAAAGAGGGGGGACCAAGCAAGTCTTCCTTTGAGAGTAAATCTACAACACCTAAATCTGCACCCAAGCCTTCAAAGATGTGCTCCCCGG agcCAACCTACAGAAATCCGGCTCACGATCGCTTCAGAGGTTTTAACTTCCCCTACTCACAAGAAATGATGAAGATCTTTCACAAGCGTTTTGGTCTTCATCAATTCAGGTTCAATCAACTAGAAGCAATTAATGCATCACTTCAGGGAGAAGACACATTTGTGCTGATGCCCACAG GTGGTGGAAAGAGTCTGTGCTACcagctgcctgcctgcctgtcacAGGGAGTCACTGTGGTCATCTCCCCACTCAAATCACTCATAGTAGACCAGGTCCAGAAACTCACAACACTGGAT ATCCCAGCAATAAGTCTGTCTGGTGGTAAAAGTGACAGTGAAGCAAGCAGGATCTACTTGCAGCTCTCCAGGAAAGACCCAATCATTAAACTGCTCTATGTCACTCCTGAAAAG GTAAGTGCAAGTAACAAGCTGATCTCGGCCCTGCAGAATCTCTTCGAGCGAGGCCTACTAGCCCGGTTTGTCATCGATGAGGCCCATTGTGTCAGTCAG TGGGGCCATGATTTCCGACCGGATTACAAGAGGTTGCACGAACTGCGTCAGAAGTTCCCCAGCGTGCCCATGATGGCTCTGACAGCCACCGCCACCCCTCGAGTGCAGAAAGACATCCTCAACCAGCTGAACATGACCCGACCGCAGGT GTTCACCATGAGTTTCAACAGAACAAACCTGAAGTACTCCGTGCTGCCCAAGAAACCAAAGAAGGTTGACGAGGACTGCATCGCTTGGATCAAGAAACACTATCCAC GCGACTCCGGCATTGTGTACTGCCTCTCCCGTAAGGACTGTGATGCTATGGCCGAGAGTCTGCAGCGAGCTCGGATATTAGCTTTGTCGTATCACGCAGGCCTGAGCGACGGTGACAGAGAGTACGTGCAGAGCAAGTGGATCAATCAGGACGGCTGCCAG GTCATCTGCGCCACCATAGCGTTCGGCATGGGCATTGATAAGCCTGATGTGCGCTATGTGATCCATGCTAGTCTGCCTAAGTCAGTGGAGGGTTACTATCAGGAGTCTGGACGAGCtggcagagatggagagatcTCTCACTGTATTCTCTTCTACTCATACGCAGACGTCCATCGCATCAAGAGGATTATCAGCT TGGACAGAGAGGGTGACCGACACGCCAAGTCAACCCATTTTGACAACCTCCACAGCATGGTGCACTTCTGTGAGAACTTGATGGAGTGCAGAAGAATTCAGCTGCTCGCCTACTTTGGGGAGCTGAAATTTAACAAAAGCTTCTGTAAGGAGCACCCGGACGTCACGTGTGACAACTGCTGCAAACCCACC CAATACAAGCTGAGAAATGTGACCGAGGACGTGAAGAAGATTGCAAGGTTTGTCCAGGACAACTGTGAGAAAGTTGGATCGAGGTTCGGCAAGACGGCTCAGAAAAACCGACTGACCCTGAATATGTTGGTGGATATCTTCATAG GATCTAAATCTGCTAAGGTACAGACTGGAATGTTTGGGATGGGAGGAGCTTACTCCAGGCATAACGCTGACCGTCTCTTCAAAAAACTGGTTCTGGACAAAATCCTGGAGGAGGATCTCTACATCACCAATGGTGGCCAAGCTGTTTCTTATATCTCTGCTGGACCAAAAGCCATGAATGCCATTTCTGGAAACATGCAG GTGGAGTTCTATGAGACAGAGAGTGCATCCAGCATCAGGAAACATAAAGCCTCTGTTGCCCAGAACATGTCACAGAGAGATGAGAAGGTTCAGGAGTGTCTGAAAGAGCTGACGGATCTGTGCAAGCAGCTGGGCAAAGCTTTTAGCATCCACTATTACAACATCTTCTCCACTGCGACTGTAAAAAAGATAGCCG AGAAGCTTTCTTCTGATCCTGAAGTCCTCCTAACTATTGACGGTGTGACAGAAGACAAACTTGAAAAGTATGGAGCTGAAGTCATTCAGGTCCTACAGAAATATGCGGAGTGGCAGCTGCCTG CAGAGGAACAGGCGGACAATGGCGCAGACGGGTGGATAGACACAACACGGGGCCGCGCTGCTATAGAttatgatgatgacgacgacaCAGAGTCCTCCAGCTACTTCCATAATAAGGCCCAACAGGgacaaaagaggaagaaagcCCCCTTCTTCAAttattcaaagaagaaaaaatcataTGGCAACACGAGTACTAACTCTAAAGG TCGTGGCTACAGCAGCAATAAATCCTGGTCATCATCCAGCACCAGAGGTGGATCAAAAGCTGCAGGCCGGGGCTCCAGGAGCTCAGTGGGAGAGGCATCAGCATCAACAGGCAGGAGGCCGGGCTTCCTGTCTCTCCCGACCCCTCAGTCCAACCAGAGACCTTTCTTGAAACCAAGCTTCTCACACTTGGGCTAG